In one Pseudomonas marginalis genomic region, the following are encoded:
- the hslV gene encoding ATP-dependent protease subunit HslV, producing MTTIVSVRRHGKVVMGGDGQVSLGNTVMKGNAKKVRRLYHGQVLAGFAGATADAFTLFERFEGQLEKHQGHLVRAAVELAKEWRTDRSLSRLEAMLAVANKDASLIITGNGDVVEPEHGLIAMGSGGGYAQAAASALLKKTDLSAREIVETALGIAGDICVFTNHNFTIEEQDLAE from the coding sequence TTGACCACCATCGTTTCAGTACGTCGCCACGGCAAAGTCGTCATGGGCGGCGACGGCCAGGTTTCCCTGGGCAATACCGTGATGAAAGGCAACGCCAAGAAAGTCCGTCGCCTGTACCACGGCCAGGTCCTCGCCGGGTTTGCCGGTGCCACCGCCGACGCCTTCACCCTCTTCGAGCGTTTCGAAGGCCAGCTGGAAAAACACCAGGGCCACCTCGTACGCGCCGCGGTCGAACTCGCCAAGGAATGGCGCACCGACCGCTCCCTCAGCCGCCTGGAAGCCATGCTGGCCGTCGCCAACAAAGATGCGTCCCTGATCATCACCGGTAACGGCGATGTGGTTGAGCCTGAACATGGCCTGATCGCCATGGGCTCCGGCGGTGGTTATGCACAAGCCGCAGCCAGCGCACTGTTGAAGAAAACCGACCTGTCGGCCCGCGAAATCGTCGAGACTGCCCTGGGCATCGCCGGCGACATCTGCGTGTTCACCAACCACAACTTCACCATTGAGGAGCAGGACCTCGCCGAGTAA
- the phaC gene encoding class II poly(R)-hydroxyalkanoic acid synthase, with amino-acid sequence MRERPVTNPAPTPAAFINAQNAITGLRGRDLLSTLRSVAAHGWRNPVHTARHALALGSQLGRVLLGETVHEPNPRDSRFSDPTWTLNPFYRRSLQAYLSWQKQTRQWIDDSSLSADDRARAHFAFALINDAVSPSNTLLNPLAVKELLNSGGNSVVRGVSNLFDDLLHNNGLPRQVSKQAFEVGKTVATTPGSVVFRNELLELIQYKPMSEKQYARPLLIVPPQINKYYIFDLSPANSFVQYALKNGLQTFMVSWRNPDVRHREWGLSTYVAALEEALNVCRAITGAREVNLMGACAGGLTIAALQGHLQAKRQLRRISSASYLVSLLDSQIDSPAMLFADEQTLEAAKRRSYQQGVLDGRDMAKVFAWMRPNDLIWNYWINNYLLGKKPPAFDILYWNNDNTRLPAALHGDLLDFFKHNPLSHPGGLEVCGTPIDLQKVTVDSFSVAGINDHITPWDAVYRSTQLLGGERRFVLSNSGHIQSILNPPGNPKANYVENPKLSSDPRAWYYDANHVEGSWWPQWLAWIQQRSGVQRETLTALGNQNYPPMEAAPGTYVRVR; translated from the coding sequence ATGCGAGAAAGACCCGTGACGAACCCGGCGCCCACCCCTGCCGCGTTCATCAACGCACAAAACGCGATCACCGGCCTGCGCGGTCGGGATTTGCTGTCGACCTTGCGCAGCGTTGCCGCCCACGGCTGGCGCAACCCGGTGCATACCGCCCGTCACGCCCTGGCCCTGGGCAGTCAACTGGGTCGTGTGCTGCTGGGTGAGACCGTGCACGAGCCCAACCCACGGGACAGCCGCTTCAGCGACCCGACCTGGACGCTCAACCCGTTCTACCGACGCAGCCTGCAAGCCTATTTGAGCTGGCAGAAGCAGACCCGCCAGTGGATCGATGACAGCTCACTGAGCGCCGACGACCGCGCCCGCGCACACTTTGCCTTCGCCTTGATCAACGACGCCGTGTCGCCCTCCAACACCCTGCTCAACCCGCTGGCCGTCAAGGAGCTGCTCAACTCCGGCGGCAACAGTGTGGTGCGCGGCGTGAGCAACCTGTTCGACGACCTGCTGCACAACAACGGCCTGCCGCGCCAGGTGAGCAAACAGGCCTTTGAAGTCGGCAAGACCGTGGCCACCACCCCAGGCTCGGTGGTATTTCGCAATGAGCTGCTGGAGTTGATCCAATACAAGCCCATGAGCGAAAAACAGTACGCCAGGCCGCTGCTGATCGTGCCGCCGCAAATCAACAAGTACTACATCTTCGACCTGAGCCCGGCCAATAGCTTCGTGCAGTACGCCCTCAAGAACGGCCTGCAGACCTTCATGGTCAGCTGGCGCAACCCGGATGTACGCCACCGCGAATGGGGCCTGTCCACCTATGTGGCGGCGCTGGAGGAAGCGCTCAATGTCTGTCGGGCCATCACCGGCGCCCGCGAGGTCAACCTGATGGGCGCCTGCGCCGGTGGCCTGACCATCGCCGCCCTGCAAGGCCACTTGCAAGCCAAGCGCCAGCTGCGTCGTATCTCCAGCGCCAGCTACCTGGTGAGCCTGCTGGACAGCCAGATAGACAGCCCCGCCATGCTGTTCGCCGATGAGCAAACCCTCGAGGCGGCCAAGCGTCGTTCCTACCAGCAAGGAGTGCTGGACGGCCGCGACATGGCCAAGGTGTTCGCCTGGATGCGCCCCAACGACCTGATCTGGAACTACTGGATCAACAATTACCTGCTGGGCAAGAAACCGCCGGCCTTCGACATTTTGTACTGGAACAACGACAACACGCGCCTGCCCGCCGCACTGCATGGCGACCTGCTCGATTTCTTCAAGCACAACCCGCTGAGCCATCCCGGCGGCCTGGAAGTGTGCGGCACGCCCATCGACCTGCAGAAGGTCACGGTGGACAGCTTCAGCGTGGCCGGGATCAACGACCACATCACGCCGTGGGACGCGGTGTATCGCTCCACGCAATTGCTGGGTGGCGAGCGGCGCTTCGTGCTGTCCAACAGCGGGCATATCCAGAGCATCCTCAACCCGCCGGGCAACCCCAAGGCCAACTACGTCGAAAACCCCAAGCTGAGCAGCGACCCGCGTGCCTGGTACTACGACGCCAACCACGTCGAAGGCAGTTGGTGGCCGCAGTGGCTGGCGTGGATCCAGCAGCGCTCGGGCGTACAGCGCGAAACCCTCACCGCCCTGGGCAACCAGAACTATCCACCGATGGAAGCGGCGCCCGGCACCTACGTGCGAGTGCGCTGA
- the hslU gene encoding ATP-dependent protease ATPase subunit HslU, which translates to MSMTPREIVHELNRHIIGQDDAKRAVAIALRNRWRRMQLPEELRVEVTPKNILMIGPTGVGKTEIARRLAKLANAPFIKVEATKFTEVGYVGRDVESIIRDLADAALKLLREQEMTKVSHRAEDAAEERILDALLPPARMGFNEDAAPASDSNTRQLFRKRLREGQLDDKEIEIEVAEVSGVDISAPPGMEEMTSQLQNLFANMGKGKKKSRKLKVKDALKLVRDEEAGRLVNDEELKAKALEAVEQHGIVFIDEIDKVAKRGNSGGVDVSREGVQRDLLPLIEGCTVNTKLGMVKTDHILFIASGAFHLSKPSDLVPELQGRLPIRVELKALTPGDFERILSEPHASLTEQYRELLKTEGLGIEFLPDGIKRLAEIAWQVNEKTENIGARRLHTLLERLLEEVSFSAGDMAGAQNGVAIKIDADYVNSHLGELAQNEDLSRYIL; encoded by the coding sequence ATGTCCATGACTCCCCGCGAAATCGTCCATGAACTCAATCGCCATATCATCGGCCAGGACGATGCCAAGCGCGCGGTTGCCATCGCGCTGCGTAACCGCTGGCGCCGGATGCAACTGCCCGAAGAATTGCGCGTTGAAGTAACACCGAAGAACATCCTGATGATCGGCCCGACCGGCGTCGGTAAAACCGAGATCGCGCGACGCCTGGCCAAGCTGGCCAACGCGCCGTTCATCAAGGTCGAAGCGACCAAGTTCACCGAAGTCGGCTATGTGGGCCGCGATGTCGAGTCGATCATTCGTGATCTGGCCGACGCTGCCCTGAAGCTGCTGCGCGAGCAGGAAATGACCAAGGTCAGCCACCGCGCCGAAGACGCCGCCGAAGAACGCATCCTCGACGCCCTGCTGCCACCGGCGCGCATGGGCTTCAACGAAGACGCCGCACCGGCCTCGGATTCCAACACCCGCCAGCTGTTCCGCAAGCGCCTGCGTGAAGGCCAGCTGGATGACAAGGAAATCGAGATCGAAGTCGCTGAAGTCTCTGGCGTCGACATTTCCGCACCGCCTGGCATGGAAGAAATGACCAGCCAGTTGCAGAACCTGTTCGCCAACATGGGCAAGGGCAAGAAGAAAAGCCGCAAGCTCAAGGTCAAGGACGCGCTGAAGCTGGTGCGCGATGAAGAAGCCGGACGCCTGGTCAACGACGAAGAGCTCAAGGCCAAGGCCCTGGAAGCCGTTGAGCAGCATGGCATCGTGTTTATCGACGAGATCGACAAGGTCGCCAAGCGCGGCAACTCCGGCGGCGTCGATGTATCCCGCGAAGGTGTGCAGCGCGACCTGCTGCCGCTGATCGAAGGCTGCACCGTCAATACCAAGCTGGGCATGGTCAAGACCGACCACATCCTGTTTATCGCTTCGGGTGCGTTCCACCTGAGCAAGCCAAGCGACCTGGTGCCCGAGCTGCAAGGCCGCCTGCCGATTCGCGTAGAGCTCAAGGCGCTGACCCCCGGCGACTTCGAGCGCATCCTCAGCGAACCCCATGCGTCGCTCACCGAGCAGTACCGTGAGCTGCTGAAAACCGAAGGGCTGGGCATCGAGTTCCTGCCGGACGGCATCAAGCGCCTGGCGGAGATTGCCTGGCAGGTCAACGAGAAGACCGAGAACATCGGTGCGCGCCGCCTGCACACCTTGCTTGAGCGCCTGCTTGAGGAAGTGTCCTTCAGCGCCGGCGACATGGCCGGGGCGCAGAATGGCGTAGCGATCAAGATCGACGCCGACTACGTCAACAGCCACCTGGGTGAATTGGCGCAGAACGAGGACTTGTCACGGTACATTCTGTAA
- the argS gene encoding arginine--tRNA ligase → MKDTIRQLIQQALTQLVNEGVLPEGLTPAIQVENTRDKTHGDFASNIAMMLSKPAGMKPRDLAEKIIAALPADESVTKAEIAGPGFINFFQNTQALASRLDAALADARIGVRKAGPAQRVAIDLSAPNLAKEMHVGHLRSTIIGDGVARVLEFLGDTVIRQNHVGDWGTQFGMLMAYLQENPITSNELSDLENFYRAAKKRFDESEEFADRARGLVVKLQAGDKECLELWGRFREISLSHCQEIYELLNVKLTMADVMGESAYNDDLINVVNDLKAKGLLVESNGAQCVFLEEFKTADGEPLPVIIVKADGGYLYATTDLAAVRYRSGVLKADRALYFVDQRQALHFQQVFEVARRAGFVTHPMHMEHMGFGTMNGADGRPFKTRDGGTVKLIDLLNEAQDRAYNLVKEKNPELAEADLRNIARVVGIGAVKYADLSKHRTSDYSFNFELMLNFEGNTAPYLLYAYTRVAGVFRKLGKDFSEVEGRIVLDAPHEQELAAKLAQFGEVLNSVGEKGTPHILCTYLYEVAGLFSSFYENCPILTADDEAQKQSRLRLAALAGRTLKQGLELLGLETLERM, encoded by the coding sequence ATGAAAGACACCATTCGCCAGCTGATCCAACAAGCCCTCACCCAACTCGTCAACGAAGGTGTGTTGCCTGAAGGCCTGACGCCGGCGATCCAGGTGGAAAACACCCGCGACAAGACCCACGGCGACTTCGCCAGCAACATCGCGATGATGCTGTCCAAGCCGGCCGGCATGAAACCGCGCGACCTGGCGGAAAAAATCATCGCCGCGCTGCCTGCCGACGAGAGCGTTACCAAGGCCGAAATCGCCGGCCCGGGCTTTATCAACTTCTTCCAGAACACCCAGGCCCTGGCTTCACGCCTGGATGCGGCACTGGCCGACGCCAGGATCGGCGTACGCAAGGCCGGCCCGGCTCAGCGCGTGGCCATCGACCTGTCGGCACCCAACCTGGCCAAGGAGATGCATGTCGGTCACCTGCGCTCGACCATCATCGGCGACGGCGTGGCCCGGGTACTGGAGTTTCTCGGCGACACCGTGATCCGCCAGAACCACGTGGGCGACTGGGGCACCCAGTTCGGCATGCTGATGGCCTACCTGCAGGAAAACCCGATCACCAGCAACGAGCTGTCGGACCTGGAGAACTTCTACCGCGCCGCCAAGAAGCGTTTCGACGAATCCGAAGAGTTCGCCGACCGCGCGCGCGGCCTGGTGGTCAAGCTGCAAGCCGGCGACAAGGAATGCCTGGAACTGTGGGGCCGCTTCCGCGAGATCTCGCTGTCCCACTGCCAGGAAATCTACGAACTGCTCAACGTCAAGCTGACCATGGCCGATGTAATGGGCGAAAGCGCCTACAACGACGACCTGATCAACGTGGTCAACGACCTCAAGGCCAAGGGCCTGTTGGTGGAGAGCAACGGCGCGCAGTGCGTGTTCCTCGAAGAATTCAAGACCGCCGACGGCGAGCCGCTGCCGGTGATCATCGTCAAGGCCGATGGCGGCTACCTCTACGCCACCACCGACCTCGCGGCCGTGCGCTACCGTAGTGGCGTGCTCAAGGCCGACCGTGCGCTGTATTTCGTCGACCAGCGCCAGGCCCTGCACTTCCAACAGGTGTTCGAAGTGGCACGTCGCGCCGGTTTCGTCACCCATCCGATGCACATGGAGCACATGGGCTTCGGCACCATGAACGGCGCCGATGGCCGCCCGTTCAAGACCCGCGACGGCGGCACCGTCAAGCTGATCGACCTGCTCAACGAAGCCCAGGACCGCGCCTACAACCTGGTGAAGGAAAAGAACCCGGAGTTGGCGGAGGCCGACCTGCGCAATATTGCCCGCGTGGTGGGTATTGGCGCGGTGAAATACGCCGACCTGTCCAAGCACCGCACCAGCGACTACAGCTTCAACTTCGAACTGATGCTCAACTTCGAGGGCAACACCGCGCCGTACCTGCTGTACGCCTACACCCGCGTGGCCGGTGTGTTCCGAAAGCTGGGCAAGGACTTCAGCGAAGTCGAAGGCCGGATCGTGCTGGACGCGCCCCATGAACAGGAGCTGGCCGCCAAGCTCGCGCAGTTCGGCGAAGTGCTGAACAGCGTCGGCGAGAAAGGCACGCCGCATATCCTGTGCACCTACCTGTACGAAGTCGCCGGGTTGTTCTCCAGCTTCTACGAGAACTGCCCGATCCTCACCGCCGACGACGAAGCCCAGAAGCAAAGTCGCCTGCGCCTCGCCGCACTGGCTGGACGGACCCTCAAGCAAGGCCTGGAACTGTTGGGCCTGGAAACTCTGGAGCGTATGTAA
- a CDS encoding gamma-butyrobetaine hydroxylase-like domain-containing protein gives MPKFPTAVNLHKTSNTLGLTYGPGEVYQLPAELLRVHSPSAEVQGHGKPILQFGKLNVRLTKIEPAGQYALKLTFDDGHDSGLFTWDYLYQLAVRQDALWADYLAELKAAGKTRDPSESVVRLML, from the coding sequence ATGCCGAAATTCCCCACCGCTGTTAATTTGCACAAAACCTCCAACACCCTCGGCCTCACCTATGGGCCCGGCGAGGTCTACCAGTTGCCCGCCGAACTGCTGCGGGTGCATTCGCCTTCCGCCGAGGTCCAGGGCCACGGCAAACCCATCCTGCAATTCGGCAAGCTCAACGTGCGCCTGACCAAGATCGAACCGGCCGGCCAGTACGCACTGAAATTGACCTTCGACGATGGCCATGACAGCGGACTGTTCACCTGGGACTACCTCTACCAATTGGCCGTGCGTCAGGACGCGTTGTGGGCCGATTATCTTGCCGAGCTCAAGGCAGCCGGCAAAACCCGCGATCCGAGCGAGTCGGTCGTGCGGCTGATGCTCTAG
- the phaZ gene encoding poly(3-hydroxyalkanoate) depolymerase has product MPQPFIFRTIDLDGQTIRTAVRPGKPHLTPLLIFNGIGANLELVFPFVQALDPDLEVIAFDVPGVGGSSTPNRPYRFPGLAKLTARMLDYLDYGQVNAVGVSWGGALAQQFAYDYPERCKKLILAATAAGAFMVPGKPKVLWLMASPRRYIQPSHVVRIAPMIYGGSFRRDSKLAAEHASKVRSAGKLGYYWQLFAGLGWTSIHWLHKIRQPTLVLAGDDDPLIPLVNMRMLAWRIPNAQLHIIDDGHLFLITRAEAVAPIIMKFLEEERMRAVIHPRPAV; this is encoded by the coding sequence ATGCCGCAACCGTTCATCTTCCGTACCATCGACCTGGATGGCCAGACCATCCGCACGGCGGTACGCCCGGGCAAGCCCCACTTGACGCCGTTGCTGATCTTCAACGGCATCGGCGCCAACCTTGAGCTGGTGTTTCCGTTCGTCCAGGCCCTGGACCCGGACCTGGAAGTGATCGCCTTCGATGTGCCGGGCGTGGGTGGCTCCTCGACGCCCAACCGACCCTATCGATTTCCCGGCCTGGCCAAGCTCACCGCACGCATGCTGGACTACCTGGACTATGGCCAGGTGAATGCGGTGGGCGTGTCCTGGGGTGGCGCGTTGGCGCAGCAGTTTGCCTATGACTACCCGGAGCGCTGCAAGAAGCTGATCCTGGCGGCGACCGCTGCCGGGGCCTTTATGGTGCCGGGCAAGCCGAAGGTGCTGTGGCTGATGGCGAGCCCCCGGCGTTATATCCAGCCGTCCCACGTGGTGCGCATTGCACCGATGATTTATGGCGGTTCGTTCCGCCGCGATTCGAAACTGGCCGCCGAGCACGCGAGCAAAGTGCGCTCGGCCGGCAAGCTGGGCTACTACTGGCAACTGTTCGCGGGGTTGGGCTGGACCAGCATCCACTGGCTGCACAAGATCCGCCAGCCCACCCTGGTGCTGGCCGGGGACGACGACCCGCTGATCCCGCTGGTCAACATGCGCATGCTGGCCTGGCGCATTCCCAACGCACAGTTGCACATCATCGATGACGGCCACCTGTTCCTGATCACCCGGGCTGAAGCCGTGGCGCCGATCATCATGAAGTTTCTCGAGGAGGAGCGCATGCGGGCCGTGATTCACCCGCGACCAGCGGTGTAA
- the phaC gene encoding class II poly(R)-hydroxyalkanoic acid synthase, giving the protein MSNKNNDDLKRQASENTLGLNPIIALRKKDLLASAKMVLTQAIKQPLHSVKHVAHFGVELKNVMFGKSQLQPESDDRRFHDPAWSQNPLYKRYLQTYLAWRKELHDWIGDSNLSDQDISRGHFVINLMTEAMAPTNSAANPAAVKRFFETGGKSLLDGLSHLAKDMVHNGGMPSQVNMGAFEVGKTLGITEGAVVFRNDVLELIQYKPITEQVHERPLLVVPPQINKFYVFDLSPEKSLARFCLRNGQQTFIVSWRNPTKAQREWGLSTYIEALKEAVDVVTAITGSKDINMLGACSGGITCTALLGHYAALGEKKVNALTLLVSVLDTTLDTQVALFVDEQTLEAAKRHSYQAGVLEGRDMAKVFAWMRPNDLIWNYWVNNYLLGNEPPVFDILFWNNDTTRLPAAFHGDLIELFKNNPLVRANALEVCGTPIDLKQVTADIYSLAGTNDHITPWQSCYKSAQLFGGKVEFVLSSSGHIQSILNPPGNPKARYQTSDSLAGKPLEWQENATKHTDSWWLHWQVWQAERAGKLKKAPTVLGNKTYAAAEAAPGTYVHER; this is encoded by the coding sequence ATGAGTAACAAGAACAACGATGACTTGAAACGCCAGGCCTCGGAAAACACCCTGGGGCTCAACCCGATCATCGCGTTACGTAAAAAGGATTTACTGGCCTCGGCCAAGATGGTGCTGACCCAAGCCATCAAGCAACCGTTGCACAGCGTCAAGCACGTCGCCCACTTTGGCGTTGAATTGAAGAACGTGATGTTCGGCAAATCGCAGCTGCAACCCGAAAGCGATGACCGTCGCTTTCACGACCCAGCCTGGAGCCAGAACCCGCTCTACAAACGCTACCTGCAAACCTACCTGGCGTGGCGCAAGGAACTGCACGACTGGATCGGCGACAGTAACCTGTCGGACCAGGACATCAGCCGCGGCCACTTCGTGATCAACCTGATGACCGAAGCCATGGCTCCTACCAACAGCGCGGCCAACCCGGCGGCGGTCAAACGCTTCTTTGAAACCGGCGGCAAGAGCCTGCTCGACGGCCTGTCGCACCTGGCCAAGGACATGGTGCACAACGGCGGCATGCCGAGCCAGGTCAACATGGGCGCGTTCGAAGTGGGCAAGACCCTGGGCATCACCGAAGGGGCGGTGGTATTTCGCAACGACGTGCTGGAGCTGATCCAGTACAAGCCGATCACCGAACAGGTGCACGAACGCCCGTTGCTGGTGGTACCGCCGCAGATCAACAAATTCTATGTATTCGACCTGAGCCCGGAAAAGAGCCTGGCGCGCTTCTGCCTGCGCAATGGGCAGCAGACCTTTATCGTCAGTTGGCGCAACCCGACCAAGGCCCAGCGCGAATGGGGCCTGTCGACCTATATCGAGGCGCTCAAGGAAGCGGTCGATGTAGTCACGGCAATCACCGGAAGCAAGGATATCAACATGCTCGGCGCCTGCTCCGGCGGAATAACCTGCACCGCCCTGCTGGGCCACTACGCGGCGCTGGGTGAGAAGAAGGTCAACGCCCTGACCCTGCTGGTGAGTGTGCTGGACACCACCCTGGACACCCAGGTGGCGCTGTTCGTGGATGAGCAGACCCTGGAAGCGGCCAAGCGCCACTCCTACCAGGCCGGCGTGCTGGAAGGCCGCGACATGGCCAAGGTGTTTGCCTGGATGCGTCCCAACGACCTGATCTGGAACTACTGGGTGAACAACTACCTGCTGGGCAATGAGCCGCCGGTGTTCGACATCCTGTTCTGGAACAACGACACCACGCGCTTACCGGCGGCGTTCCATGGCGACCTGATCGAACTGTTCAAAAACAACCCGCTCGTGCGCGCCAATGCCCTGGAAGTGTGCGGCACGCCGATCGACCTCAAGCAGGTCACGGCCGACATCTATTCACTGGCCGGCACCAACGACCACATCACCCCCTGGCAGTCGTGCTACAAGTCGGCACAGCTGTTTGGTGGCAAAGTGGAATTCGTGCTGTCGAGCAGCGGGCATATCCAGAGCATCCTCAACCCGCCCGGTAACCCCAAGGCGCGCTACCAGACCAGCGACAGCCTGGCGGGCAAGCCACTGGAGTGGCAGGAGAATGCGACCAAGCACACTGATTCGTGGTGGTTGCATTGGCAGGTGTGGCAAGCGGAACGTGCGGGCAAGCTGAAGAAGGCACCGACGGTATTAGGCAACAAGACGTACGCCGCAGCCGAAGCGGCGCCGGGTACCTATGTGCATGAACGCTAG
- a CDS encoding SPOR domain-containing protein — translation MAAKKKPAPKRGASRYQAPAKKPIPGWLWMAIGLTVGAFIVFLMKLDPGQGDDVKRVKQEQQKATKMAEANKTAPSPTAPVKPKYDFYTLLPESEVIVPPDAVPEKTLPTPQVPTTPVTPAEAAKIDTARAQAALAGITPPPAPPVAETKAAPVTKFFLQAGSFPKQADADRVRAQIILLGQTVTVESGTVKDATWYRVLVGPFSNREQLTVAQKQLAGAGFSNLLLQQRQSR, via the coding sequence TTGGCTGCCAAGAAAAAACCTGCACCCAAGCGCGGCGCCAGCCGCTACCAGGCCCCGGCGAAGAAGCCGATCCCGGGTTGGTTGTGGATGGCGATCGGCCTTACGGTCGGCGCGTTCATTGTGTTCCTGATGAAGCTGGACCCAGGCCAGGGCGATGACGTCAAACGGGTCAAGCAGGAACAGCAGAAGGCCACGAAAATGGCTGAAGCCAACAAGACTGCGCCGAGCCCGACGGCACCGGTAAAGCCGAAGTACGATTTCTATACGCTGCTGCCGGAATCGGAAGTCATCGTGCCGCCTGACGCCGTGCCGGAGAAAACCCTGCCGACGCCGCAAGTGCCGACCACCCCGGTAACCCCTGCGGAAGCGGCGAAAATCGACACGGCGCGGGCCCAGGCGGCGTTGGCCGGGATTACTCCGCCGCCAGCACCACCGGTTGCCGAAACCAAGGCCGCGCCGGTGACCAAGTTCTTCCTGCAGGCGGGCTCGTTCCCGAAGCAGGCGGATGCGGATCGTGTGCGTGCGCAGATCATTCTGCTGGGCCAGACGGTGACGGTGGAGTCCGGCACGGTGAAGGACGCAACCTGGTATCGCGTGCTGGTGGGGCCGTTCAGCAACCGCGAACAGCTGACCGTGGCGCAGAAGCAATTGGCCGGCGCCGGGTTTAGCAACCTGTTGTTACAACAGCGCCAGAGCCGCTGA